A part of Cannabis sativa cultivar Pink pepper isolate KNU-18-1 chromosome 6, ASM2916894v1, whole genome shotgun sequence genomic DNA contains:
- the LOC115725428 gene encoding uncharacterized protein LOC115725428 — MGLIGSTKKRGLEKKDELWSWIWNSKVHPRMSLILWRVCSSVLPTGDKFLPLEANTCPVCHMAPESAIHLFAKCSFATALWFSSPMPIRIDRVAGANMQEVIHNLCSSFDFSLRPKLLNCIGVILDCIWNTRNKVYDSVDYMPNVNLIRGEVFSRVSELCQVVEANLSLSNNHEGETSPRISTNTFIMVDGSFKDGTYGCAMVALDKGYMEWWQCTSSGEGESALEAEMQAILVSLQWAFLQQWDNFTIISDSKVLVEAIRAKKAPAWKCSALFSLILLKLSQFSVCYFVFC, encoded by the coding sequence ATGGGGCTTATTGGATCGACCAAAAAGAGAGGTTTGGAGAAAAAAGATGAGTTATGGAGCTGGATTTGGAACTCTAAGGTTCATCCACGGATGAGTTTGATATTATGGAGAGTATGTTCGAGTGTGTTGCCTACGGGTGATAAATTTCTTCCATTGGAAGCAAACACTTGCCCCGTATGTCATATGGCCCCTGAATCGGCTATCCATCTTTTTGCTAAATGCAGTTTTGCTACTGCTTTATGGTTCTCTAGTCCTATGCCCATAAGGATCGACAGGGTGGCGGGTGCCAATATGCAGGAGGTCATCCACAATCTATGCAGTTCTTTTGACTTCTCTCTTCGGCCCAAACTTCTCAACTGCATTGGGGTGATTTTGGATTGCATTTGGAACACAAGGAATAAAGTGTACGATTCCGTGGATTATATGCCTAATGTGAATTTGATCAGAGGGGAAGTTTTCAGCAGAGTGTCTGAATTATGCCAGGTTGTTGAGGCCAATTTAAGTCTGTCGAACAACCATGAAGGGGAGACCTCGCCGAGGATATCCACAAACACTTTTATCATGGTGGACGGTTCTTTCAAGGATGGTACCTACGGGTGTGCTATGGTGGCCCTGGATAAAGGTTATATGGAGTGGTGGCAATGCACCTCCTCTGGTGAGGGAGAGTCCGCTCTTGAAGCTGAGATGCAAGCAATTCTGGTGAGTCTGCAGTGGGCGTTTCTGCAACAGTGGGATAATTTTACAATTATCTCGGACTCAAAGGTGCTGGTGGAGGCTATTCGTGCTAAAAAAGCTCCGGCTTGGAAGTGCTCTGCGCTTTTTTCCCTCATTTTACTTAAACTATCTCAATTTTCTGTTTGTTACTTTGTTTTTTGCTAA